AGGTCGAGGGCGTCGAGCACGGACTCGCCGGCATCGAAACGTTGATCGAAATCAGAACTGTTCATAGAGCTCCACCTCTTCTGGTCTGGACCGCCGAACGGAAATCAATCGGATGCTCTGGTCGCGGTAAGTGATCACGGCTGACCAGTGCTTGAGGCCAATCCTGCCGATCACCAGAGATCTCGGTTCCCCGGTGGTGCGGGCCGGAAGCTCCAGGAGCTCCGAATCGTTCCAGAGCTGCTGGGCAGCAAGGAAGTCGATGCCGTGCTTGGCAAGGCTGGAGTCACTCTTGAGCGGATCGAACACGAACTCCATACGGTGCTAATTCTATACCTTTTCGGCTCTCTTAGGCATCTCCGAATCAGAAAGCCCCCGTCCTCGGGACAGGCTGTTGGATCCCGGTTATCTCCCTTCTGCCTGCCGTCCACCCTCACAACGACGGGCGCCTGTCCACGCCACGGACAAGAGCACGGGTCGGGGACTGGGGCGGCACACCCACGCCAGAAGGGATCCCAGCAGGGGCACCTGCCTGACGGGCCGCCCAAAACCAACCCTGGCCCGGTTGCCCGGCAGCCGCCACCATCACTCCATGGCCACCAGCCCCTCTGCTGCCTTCCTTCGCCTGCGGCACTACATCGCCGAGCGCAGGCGCATGAGCCCCATCGACCATCCGCTCATGCTGATGGAACTGCTCGGCCGCCGCAGCCAGGCCCCGGCGCAGGGCGTGGCCCGGCGGATTCTGGGAAGCGCATGGTGGGCCGGGTTCACCTTCAACGGCATCACCGCCTATGGCGATGGCCACGACAGCCTGATCGGCGGCGAAGAGTTGAGCGATGGCGGTACCTGGCCGAAGGCCAGCGTGGCGGAGCCACTACGCGACGAGCTGCTTGAGCTCTGCTGGGAACGTCTCGACGCATTCCGAGACCATCGGCATGCTGCAGGCCCTGTTCTTCGGCCTCATGGAGAAGGCCGAGTCGCCCCAAGGCGAGCGCGAATCCAGATCGGATCGCGACGACAATCGAGGATGGCGTAGATGTCGATGCTCGTCGCCTCTATCACGTAGTAAAGCGCAAAGGGAAACCGCCTGATCAACATGCGATGAAACCCATCGACCTGAAGATGAATGCCGCTATAGATAGTCAATGATTGAACATCAGCTTCGACGGCATCCAGAAAGCGATTGCCCAGCCCCGGTGCCTGAAGTTCGTAGAACAACTAACCGTTCCGGAGATCATCCCTGGCCGCATCAAGGAGCCTGATATCCACGAAGCTCAGCCTTGAGGTCAGTCATGGCGTCGTTCCAAGACTGAAACCGGGCGGAACCCTGCTCGAGCTGGTTGCGGCGCCGCCCTAATTCATCGCGATGCCAGGCAGGCGATACGACCTGATCGGGCGTGGCGGAGAGATCCGCCCATAGGAGTTCCATCGCCTCAAGTTTGTCTTCCAGACTCATCTGCCCCAGGGGAAGATTCGCCGCCATCAGCCGAGGCCTCCAAAGGGGCATGGCATGGATTTTAGAGTCAATGCAGTCAGCAAAACGAAGCAGGCCAGAAGTCCAGAGGGCTGTTGTCCTCCTGACAGGTGCCACCCCCGTCACACCCCAGCCAGGATGCCCCCATGCCCCCGCCCCCATCCGCCACCTACCAGCGCCTGCGCGAGACCATCGCCGATCGCATGCGCATGAGCCCCATCGACCACCCCCCCATGCTCATGGAGCTGCTGGGGAGGAGCAGCCCCGCCCCAGCGCAGGACGTGGCCCGGCGGATCCTGGGCAGCGCATGGTGAGCAAGGTTCACCTTCAACGGCATCACCGCCTGCGGCAGCGTCGCCTACAGCCTGATCGGCGGCGACGAGCTGAGCGACGCGGAGCGCGACGCGCTGCTGCAGCTGTGCCGCCAGCGCCTCGATGCCTTCCGCGAGCAGCGCGGCGAGGAGGTGTTTGCCCACCGCAGCCGCCACCGCACCCCGATCAGCGGCTCGGTGAAATACAGGGTTCTCACCCGCGCCCGGGGCCGCTGCGAGTGCTGCGGTGCGCACGAACACCAGCGCGCCCTGGAGGTGGACCACATCGTCCCGAAAAACCAGGGCGGCTCCGACGCCATCAGCAACCTGCAGGCGCTCTGCTTCCGCTGCAACGCCGGCAAGCGGGACACCGACTGCACCGACTTCCGCGGAGTGCAGTCCAGCTACGGCCACCGCGAAGCGGGCTGTGTGTTCTGCGCGCTGGAGGGCAGCGGCCGGGTGCTGCTGGAGAACGAGCTGGCGCTCTGCATCGCCGACGCCTATCCCGTGAGCGAGGGGCACAGCCTGGTGATCCCGCGTCGTCATGTTGCCGACGGGCTGGAGCTGCACCAGCCTGAGTGGAACGCCGTGGTGGAATTGCTGAAGCTGCGGCGAGAGCAGGCGTGCCCAGGACGCCACGATCAGCGGCTGGAACGTGGGTCTGAACTCAGGCGTCGCGGCGGGGCAGACGGTGTTGCATGCCCACTGGCATCTGATCCCGAGAAGGGAGGGTGATTGTGAGCAGCCGCTGGGAGGGGTGCGGGGGGTGATCCCGTCGAGACAGGCCTACTGAAGACAGCCAGTCACACCTCAGCTACAACGAGGCAACTACTGGCCGGATCCGTGCCCTCCTACTGGTGGGTGAACCACAAGCAGACCTACCGCCAGGAGACCGACGGCGGCTACATCTGGTCGCCGAAGGCCAATGCCAACGGCGCGCGCAACGTGACCTACGACAACCTCAGCCGCTGCCAGCGGGGGGATGTGGTGTACAGCTATGCCAATGGGCGGATCAGCCAGCTGGGCCTGGTGGAAACGGCGGCGATCACGGCCACCAAACCGCCGGAGTTCGGCACGGCCGGGGACAACTGGAGCCAGGAGGGCTGGTTGGTGCGGGTGAACTGGCAGCCGCTACGCCAGGCCCTGGTACCGCAGTCGTTTTTTGCGCTGCTGCAGCCGCTGCTGCCGGAACGCCACAGCCCGATCAGCACCAGCACAGGCCGGGGAAACCAGGGGGTGTACCTGGCAGGGCTGAGCGAAACCCTGGGGCTGCTGTTGCTGAAGCTGATCGAAGAGCACGCCGATGCCGCGGTGCGGGTGCACCTGGTGGTGCTGGCGGAAGAGGGCGACTACACCGCTGCGCTGCTCGATGACATGCAGCGGTTGCGGGAGGTGCCCAGCAGCACCGAGCGCGATGCGCTCACCAAGGCGCGGCTGGGGCAGGGTTTGTTTCGCCATCGGGTGTCGGAGCTAGAGCCGGCCTGCCGGGTCACGGGCCTGGCACGGCAGGAATTCCTGGTGGCGAGCCACATCAAGCCCTGGCGATCATGCGACAACAGCGAACGGCTGAGCGGCGCCAATGGCCTCCTGCTCTCCCCCCATGTGGACAAGCTGTTTGATCGCCACTGGATCAGCTTCGATTCATGCGGCGAGCTGATCTGGCAGCACGAGGCAGCAGGGGAGGCCTTGCGCTGCTGGGGCATCGAAGGAGCGAACCTGATCCGACCGTTCAACCGCGAGCAGGAGGCGTTCTTGAGTGCCCACCGAGAAGCCCTGAGGCACTGAGGCCTATGGGGTCAAGTTGCTTGGGATGGTTTGGCCACAAAGAGCTGATCAGGGTGACCAGGGCGCTTGATCACGGCGTGCGTGAGATCTTCCTCCGTGATTTCAGGGATCTCCTCATACTCTTCGGGTTGGATGACATGGGCATCCACGCGCTGAAGATCAGAGTGGATCTTGCCTTCAGGAGAAGTCGGGGAATAAATGACGTTGCTCTCGTTCATTGGCCTTTCGCATGGAGATGATGTGCCTGATGCCGTTGCGCTCCGTGTAGACCACGATCACGGCGCGACCCCGCAGCCATCCAATGCAGACGATTCTGACTTCACCATAGTCTCGCCTTCGATCGGGGACCTCGATCGTTGGGCCGGCGAAGACAGCCTCAGCATCGAGAAAATCCAGGCCGCGCTGCTCCAGCTTTCGCAGGCGCTTGGCCGGGTCAAAGCGGATCACCGGGCAGGAAGCGCTGGATGAAGCTCGCCAACGGCATGGGCCCGCAGCGGGGATTCCAACTGCCGCCGACTGGGATCCGACGCCAGCACTGCACCTGTAGGTGGGGGTCTGCGCCGGAGACGAGCTGCACCCGGTAGCGGTACTCGGCATCAGCCGCTTGCTCAGGACCCTGGATTGTCTCCCCCTTGGGCTGGGTACTAAGGAAGGCATCAAGGAAGGAGGAGGGTTCAGGCGTTTCGCGCAGGGCTTGCACAAAGCGCCAGGCGGAGCCGGTGGGGTAGCCGTCTTGGTAGTGGTAGAGATGGCGCCCAGAGGCTCCAGGAAAACCGGTGAAGGTATAGACGGCACGGGTGGCCAAGGGGGTTCAGCGGCTGCTCTTGTCAGTTCCACCACTGGATCAAGGGCACCCCAAAACCGGGCGAAAGCTCAATGTTGTAAGATATTCTTTGCGCGTTGCATTTCTGCATTAAAAGTTCATCCCTGTCGATCTCAATTCCCATCAGGCCAAGCGAACTGCGATATTCAGGCAATACTGTCACGAGCAAAGATTACTTCAGATGCTAGCCAACTGCGGCGCACTACAGCCGCCAGGCTTGGGAATAGTCAGTACACAGATCGAGCGAGCAATATCAAAATCATACAGGATAACTTTAGGCGATCAATTCAAATTCATAAACACTAATCCCTATCATGCCGAGTACGCGATTCGGTCTGATCAGCCTGTCTGCCAGATTGGTTCCATAATCTCCTACGTGTTCATTGCTTGAAGGCTGAGCCTATTCCGGTAAATGCCAATAAGAATGGGTAAATACACAGACCGAAGATCCACCTTGCTCTAAAGTCATCCCAAGAAGAATATGAGCGACCAGAGACCCCAGACAGATGCAAGTCAATACGAAACCGAGCATAGTTGACAAAGATCTAAGATATTCAACTCGATCCAAGCGGCGACTCCTTGGCTTCCCATTAAACTGTTCTAAGCAAGCCAGGGATCCACTTATTATAACGATAACCGTCGAGGATTCGTCTTGAGAATGAAGAGAGCTCCGCTTCGGGGTTAATCGCCTCTGCCAGACTCCTAAGGTGCTCCTCAAAAGATACGTCGATCGCAGGCATCCCAGTCTCCGTGTATGGAAAAAGCTTCTCAGCCGCATGAATAATCCGAACAAGTTTAGTTGCCAACACCATTCTTCGATCGACAAGATCTTGATGATCGAGGTGGTACAGTCGAATTGAGATAGCTGCTCTTAAGTGGCGAGTTTCGCTTTCATCATTTGAGTAAGTTGGTGATGGCTGGCCGCTCTCATCAAAGTCGATCAAACCGGGCTCATCCGGCTGACAAGGATCAAGTAGAAGCGGGCATTCATCCACTTCTTCTGCGAGGCAAGTTGCTCTTTTTGTCTCGTCCAAAAGAGGAAAGTCGTCACCCTTACCACCAATTCGATTGTTCTCTATATCGCGTCTACGACTATTGCAGTAAGTGCAGGCGAAACGGTAGTTCTCCCACCTGAAGGCTGACCAAGGGTATAATGACTTGGGTCGGAAGTGATCAACCGCATTATCCGAACGCTCTTGAACAGTCTCGCAGTAATAACACTTATCATAAGACAGGCTTTGTAGAGGTTTCTTGCATTCTTGCCAAACACCTGAATGCTTATGAATATTCGCATGACCTGCGCCAATTGCAGTATGTGCTCTGAGGGTCCATCCGCTGGGCAATGCAATACTGTCAAGCTTGATTTCACGCATCTCTATCACTCCCTGGCAGATCACCTAGAGCCTTCTTGATGAGTCTGTCAGCTTTCTCTTCTTCAGAATCAAGGAGGTCAGAACTGGAATAAGTTGACAGGGCAGCACTACGATTCATACCAGCCATCAGCTGATCTCGTATTGCGGGATCACGTACTTGGTACCTGAATCCGTAGGTCTCAAGCTCTTCTGTGAGCTTCTTCAGCTCTTGCTTATCATCGTCACTTAAAACCTGCTTCGAGCTAATGCTCCTCTTGTTTTGAAGAAGTGCCTGGGTATAGGTGTCAAGTGCAGCACTGAGATCAAACATATCACTGGTCATGACACCGGCATAGCCCATCCCTCTGGGATGAATATCAGGAGGAACAGCAGTAATCACTTGAGACTCGCTATCCCTCTTCAAAATCTGTACCTGCTCCTTCACCAGCTCCGCAACGGCAATAGGGTTATGAGTAGCCAGAAGTACATGACTGGTCTGGTTAATGTCATTAGCATCGGCAAGAAAATCACGGATATCTTGAAGGTATTCAACACTCCACCGTGGATTCAGATGCGTATCTGGCTCGTCCAAAAGGAATAGGCTTTCCTCCGCAGAGGTGAACTGAAGTAATCCAAGCACGGTCAGTAACTGCTGTTCCCCTTCGCTCAGCTCGCGGAACGTTACAGAGCCGTCGTTCTTCTTCAGTTTGATCCTGATCCGCACCTCATCGATTAGGTCGGACACGTGGGTGCTCTCAAGGTCGCGGAAAAACTCAGCAAATGTCTTCTCTTTTGACAGCTCCTTGAGGGCGTCGATATCTTTGAGAAAAAGATATAGATACTCAAGCGTCCGAGATCGGCCTAGGCTATACACTTCCCGTCTCCTAATGCGAATTGGTGCCAATGAGAGTTCATACAGCCTGGCGAGAAAATCACGTACTATACCTCTAGAGTTCCAGAATCTTTTATCACCGTCGGCAGCATTCTTCTTGTACCAATAGGGCTGCTTAAGCACAAACAGCACGGACTCAATTCCGCCCTCCTCCAGGCCAAGTCGCTTTTGCAAGAAATCTTCGGTCTGCCTTTTGTTATTCACGATGAACGTCAGTAACACAAAATTGCTGTGCACAGGTTCAGCGAAGAACATGCGCTTCGGTCCCGGGTTGATGCCGCCTCTAAGTTTGAAATCGTAACCCCTGAGATAAGGGTAAAAAAGGGGCTTTATCCTTTTATTCTCGCCCGAGTAATAGCCAAAGAGAAATTGCGGCAAGTGCTCTGACTTTTCGCCTACCAGCTTCGAGCGACTGATCGGAGCGCCACCCAAATCATCGAACGAGGCACCCACCGGATAAGGCTTCTGCTGATCACTCTTGCGAATTGTCTTTGCCTTATAAGAAACTTTTCTATGAGGATCCGCATCGATAAACATCCAACGATCTCGAATCTCGTAGGCGATTCGATACTTGATCGTTGGGATTTTCTCATTAGTCAGGAGATCTCTAAATATAACCGTCAAAGCTTCGAGAACATTCGATTTGCCGGTACCATTTCGACCAATCAGGACCGTGATAAGATGGTCTTGAGAGAAATTGATCGTCAAATCCCTTAAATTCTTGTATTCGTCTATCCAAAGCCAGTCGATCCGCATTTAGGCCACCTTGAGACTCGACAGTTTCAACCAATCTTCATCAACACGCCGCTGAACATCAACGAGACCATCTTCGACTTGCTCCTTGAGCTGGCTATAAAACAGCTCCAGATCGTCAGATGACGAACCATCAGAAATACCCATCTCCTCGCAAGCCGTTGAGGCAGATATCCAGGTCTGGTGCTGTTCAAGTATCTGAATCAGGTCTTTCTGCATTGGACTCCATCCTTTGAGATTATCTGTAGGCTTGGGCTTGCTGACGCGGCTGGGACTTTTTTCACCCTGGGTCGTCTCGTCGCCTGTTCGTACTAAAAATACCCTGGATGGCTCATCGGTTGGAACAGGGGTGGGAGCAAGGGAGCTCAGTTCCGAGTGGGCTAAGGGCTTGTGCCGCCCGCGCCGCGAGGGTTTGCCTGCAGCGGCGTCCGCCTGACGGGACGCCCGGATCCGTTCCAGCAGCTCCCACGCGGGTTCGTCGCTGGGATCCTGGACCACCAGCTCACCGCGAAAAGCCTTGGCCAGTAGGGCAGACGTAAGGCGATCGACAATCTTGCGGGCAGCGCTGAGCTTGGCTTCGAGTTGATCAGAGAGGGAGATTAAATCATTCACGCGCCGAGAAACTTCCTCTTGCTCCTCAATGGAAGGAAGTGGTATCTGCAAAGCGCGCACATCTCCAATATTGATACCTCTTACTGCAACGCCTTTAATGGCGCGTCTCATGCGCGACTGAAGGATTTCGGATTGAAGAGCAATCATGATGTAGGAAGAGTCGACCACCTCTTGAATTGACAACCTGGCGGAGTCCTGTGTTATATTTGCGCCGATCAGCTCTGCAGGAATTGAGATCAGACGACCCACTGTTCCTCTGATTGAAATCAAGAGGTCACCAAGCTCAAGGCGCGATCGTTTATACAGCTCGTCTATTTCTTGTGAAGTTTTTCGGATGCCATCAAGGCTCAGCTTGTTTCCCGGATAGTCGGCAACCCGAACATATGGAATGCCATTTGAAAGCTCAGGGCCTGGCTTCAGAATCCCATAGGTTATAGGCCGCTCGGGCTTAACAATGTCCCTCAAGCAAACAAGCTGCCATCCATCAGGAAAGTCTTGATTACTTAGGTCATGTACGCCTTCTGTTGGAGGAGCAGCGTTGCCAGCCCTGTGACCTCCAGAATTCTGATGATTGGTTCTCAGATATCTCGCTAATCCGGCAGCATCAATGCTATCTGGTCTCTCTTCTCTCCACTCCCGCGTCAACTCCCCCGACGTCGCCGCCGCCAGCACCGCCTGACGAAAGCGCTTGAGGATCGCCGCCACGCCATCGAGCCGCTGGCGGCAGGCCTCGACAGCGGCGAGGGTGGTGTCAAGCTTGGCGGCGATGCGGCGTTGTTCATTGAGAGGTGCAAGTGGTAACTGGCTTTCGAGTACAAATGCCTTGGGAACACGCTGTTGTCCCACGGCTCCAGTCATGACCATTTCTCCGCTGGTCAAGAAGGATCTCGTCTTAAAATGGGCCAGAAGATATCGAGGATCTAACGCATCAGCAAAAGGACGGAAGACGATGTATTCAGTGCTGCCAGCGCCAAGCCCGTTCGGGAGATCTCTGGCGATACCAGCTTTCCCATTCTCGAAGCTCGGAGTGATGCGGGCAAGCAAGACATCTCCGTTCTGAAATTGTGTATACCCCTTCTTTACCTCCTTCCACACTCGTGGTTCGTGCGTGTGTCTAGACAGATAAGTAACCCCGAGCCTTTGAAGCGGAACGAATCCCACCTCCGTCTCATCAGCAGTTTCATTCTTCGGCCCTACATTTGTCAGCTCCCCGACCGTTGCCATGGCCCAGCCCACCGGCAAATCCCGCTCCTCCATCACACCAACTCCTCCACCTCTTCCCCTAGCTCCAACAGGATCGCCCGTAGATCCTCCAGCGCCCCTTCCAGCTCCACCATCGCCTCCTGGGCCAGCAACGCCGGTTCCGGCAGGTCGGCGCCATCTTCGGTGGAATCGTCCTTCAGCCAAGCCAGATCCAGGCTGTCGCCACGAGCGGCGATCTCCTCGCGGTTGAAGCACTGCCAGCGCCCTTCCGGCCCGGAGGCCGTGCGCGGCGCCAGGCCCAGGGGATCGTGGCCATAGGCCGCTTCGAACTCTGCGAAGTTCTCACGGGTGAGGGGGGTGCGCTTGCCGAAGGCCGGCATGTTGGCCCGCAGGTCGTACACCCACACTTCTTTGGTGTTGCCCCGATCGCTGCTGCCGCGTGTAAAGAACAGCACGTTGGTCTTCACGCCCTGGGCGTAGAAGATGCCTGTGGGCAGGCGCAGGATCGTGTGCAGGTTGCACTTGTCCATCAGGTCCGCCCGGATCTGCTTGCCCACGTTGCCCTCGAACAGCACGTTGTCCGGAAGTACCACCGCCGACCGGCCGCCGGGTTTCAGCGCCCGGTAGATGTGCTGCAGGAAGCAGAACTGCTTGTTGCTGGTGGGGAAGGTGAAATCGGTGCGGCTCGGCAAGCCGCCGCCCTTCTTGGTGCCGAACGGTGGATTGGTGAGGATCAAAGTGGCCGGAGGCAGCCCTTGGCCATCACTACCGAGGGTGTCGCCATACCAGATGCCGTGCTTCCCAGGGCTGGAATCCAGGCCGTGCAGCATCAGGTTCATCAGCGCCAGCCGGTGCGTGTCCTGCACGTGCTCCATGCCGTAGAAGGTGCGCTCGTAGAACTGCTTCTGCTGCGCCGTATCCAGCTCGCTGATCTCTTGGTGGTCGCGGATCCACCGCTGAGCCGCAATCAGAAAACCTCCGGTGCCGGCGGCCGGATCCTGGATTACATCCCCCAGCCGTGGTTGCATCACCGCCACCATGGCATCGATCAATGGCCGGGGGGTGAAGTACTGGCCTGCCCCGGATTTCTTCTCCTCGGCGTTCTTCTGCAGCAAACCCTCATACAGATCGCCCAGGCCTTCCTGGCGAGCGCTGTACCAATCGAGCTTGTCGATTTCGTCGACCAGCTTTTTAAGCGTGACCGGCTTCTTGATGAAGGTACTGGCGTTGGCGTAGATCTCAGTGACGATGGGCGAGACAGGGCTGGCATCCTTTTCTTCTTCTTCCGGTTCTTCTTCTTCCGGCCCTTCGTTGGACTGGGATGAGCTGCCCAGCTTCAGCAGCAGCTCTTTGTAATGATTGAACTGGCTGAGGCCCTGCAGGGTCTCCAGCACGTCCCAGCGCCATTCCGCCGGAATGCCCTCTTCCCGGCCTGTCTCCTTGGCCATCTTCAGGAACAGGAGGTAAGTGAGCTCTGTCACGTACTGGTGATACGTGACCCCGTCGTCTTTCAGAACGTTGCAGAGGTTCCAGAGCTTGGCGACGATGCTGTGTGTAGTGGTCTCTGCCATCACCAGGCCTCCAGGGTGAGCTCGTCCACGTTGGCGAAGGCCTGATCGGCCGTCACCAATGCACACCCTTCACTGAGGGCGTGGCTGGCGATCAGCAGATCCATCGCCGCCAGAGGCTTGCCATGGCGTTCGAGATCGGCGCGCAGCCGGCCGTAGATCCTC
This genomic stretch from Cyanobium gracile PCC 6307 harbors:
- a CDS encoding BrnT family toxin, translated to MEFVFDPLKSDSSLAKHGIDFLAAQQLWNDSELLELPARTTGEPRSLVIGRIGLKHWSAVITYRDQSIRLISVRRSRPEEVELYEQF
- a CDS encoding addiction module protein codes for the protein MSLEDKLEAMELLWADLSATPDQVVSPAWHRDELGRRRNQLEQGSARFQSWNDAMTDLKAELRGYQAP
- a CDS encoding HIT family protein, producing MGLNSGVAAGQTVLHAHWHLIPRREGDCEQPLGGVRGVIPSRQAY
- a CDS encoding HNH endonuclease, translating into MPSYWWVNHKQTYRQETDGGYIWSPKANANGARNVTYDNLSRCQRGDVVYSYANGRISQLGLVETAAITATKPPEFGTAGDNWSQEGWLVRVNWQPLRQALVPQSFFALLQPLLPERHSPISTSTGRGNQGVYLAGLSETLGLLLLKLIEEHADAAVRVHLVVLAEEGDYTAALLDDMQRLREVPSSTERDALTKARLGQGLFRHRVSELEPACRVTGLARQEFLVASHIKPWRSCDNSERLSGANGLLLSPHVDKLFDRHWISFDSCGELIWQHEAAGEALRCWGIEGANLIRPFNREQEAFLSAHREALRH
- a CDS encoding BrnT family toxin, which codes for MIRFDPAKRLRKLEQRGLDFLDAEAVFAGPTIEVPDRRRDYGEVRIVCIGWLRGRAVIVVYTERNGIRHIISMRKANEREQRHLFPDFS
- a CDS encoding AAA family ATPase, giving the protein MRIDWLWIDEYKNLRDLTINFSQDHLITVLIGRNGTGKSNVLEALTVIFRDLLTNEKIPTIKYRIAYEIRDRWMFIDADPHRKVSYKAKTIRKSDQQKPYPVGASFDDLGGAPISRSKLVGEKSEHLPQFLFGYYSGENKRIKPLFYPYLRGYDFKLRGGINPGPKRMFFAEPVHSNFVLLTFIVNNKRQTEDFLQKRLGLEEGGIESVLFVLKQPYWYKKNAADGDKRFWNSRGIVRDFLARLYELSLAPIRIRRREVYSLGRSRTLEYLYLFLKDIDALKELSKEKTFAEFFRDLESTHVSDLIDEVRIRIKLKKNDGSVTFRELSEGEQQLLTVLGLLQFTSAEESLFLLDEPDTHLNPRWSVEYLQDIRDFLADANDINQTSHVLLATHNPIAVAELVKEQVQILKRDSESQVITAVPPDIHPRGMGYAGVMTSDMFDLSAALDTYTQALLQNKRSISSKQVLSDDDKQELKKLTEELETYGFRYQVRDPAIRDQLMAGMNRSAALSTYSSSDLLDSEEEKADRLIKKALGDLPGSDRDA
- a CDS encoding restriction endonuclease subunit S, which codes for MEERDLPVGWAMATVGELTNVGPKNETADETEVGFVPLQRLGVTYLSRHTHEPRVWKEVKKGYTQFQNGDVLLARITPSFENGKAGIARDLPNGLGAGSTEYIVFRPFADALDPRYLLAHFKTRSFLTSGEMVMTGAVGQQRVPKAFVLESQLPLAPLNEQRRIAAKLDTTLAAVEACRQRLDGVAAILKRFRQAVLAAATSGELTREWREERPDSIDAAGLARYLRTNHQNSGGHRAGNAAPPTEGVHDLSNQDFPDGWQLVCLRDIVKPERPITYGILKPGPELSNGIPYVRVADYPGNKLSLDGIRKTSQEIDELYKRSRLELGDLLISIRGTVGRLISIPAELIGANITQDSARLSIQEVVDSSYIMIALQSEILQSRMRRAIKGVAVRGINIGDVRALQIPLPSIEEQEEVSRRVNDLISLSDQLEAKLSAARKIVDRLTSALLAKAFRGELVVQDPSDEPAWELLERIRASRQADAAAGKPSRRGRHKPLAHSELSSLAPTPVPTDEPSRVFLVRTGDETTQGEKSPSRVSKPKPTDNLKGWSPMQKDLIQILEQHQTWISASTACEEMGISDGSSSDDLELFYSQLKEQVEDGLVDVQRRVDEDWLKLSSLKVA
- a CDS encoding N-6 DNA methylase encodes the protein MAETTTHSIVAKLWNLCNVLKDDGVTYHQYVTELTYLLFLKMAKETGREEGIPAEWRWDVLETLQGLSQFNHYKELLLKLGSSSQSNEGPEEEEPEEEEKDASPVSPIVTEIYANASTFIKKPVTLKKLVDEIDKLDWYSARQEGLGDLYEGLLQKNAEEKKSGAGQYFTPRPLIDAMVAVMQPRLGDVIQDPAAGTGGFLIAAQRWIRDHQEISELDTAQQKQFYERTFYGMEHVQDTHRLALMNLMLHGLDSSPGKHGIWYGDTLGSDGQGLPPATLILTNPPFGTKKGGGLPSRTDFTFPTSNKQFCFLQHIYRALKPGGRSAVVLPDNVLFEGNVGKQIRADLMDKCNLHTILRLPTGIFYAQGVKTNVLFFTRGSSDRGNTKEVWVYDLRANMPAFGKRTPLTRENFAEFEAAYGHDPLGLAPRTASGPEGRWQCFNREEIAARGDSLDLAWLKDDSTEDGADLPEPALLAQEAMVELEGALEDLRAILLELGEEVEELV